The Juglans regia cultivar Chandler chromosome 16, Walnut 2.0, whole genome shotgun sequence nucleotide sequence ttacgTCTCTTTTTCCCCTTCATGTTGGTGTAGTTACAGGCAATTTCTTGTGGCGTGATCTGGGTGAAGATACTAtatttcatttggttagttggtACATGGTTCATGGTACATGGTTTACTCTATGATTCCAACGGACAATCTAGGGGTTCGAGACATTACTCACTCAACCTTGCTATCTTGGGAAGTGATTATGGTGCTATGCTCATGAGTGAAGAAGTCTTTGGAAGTTGGTAGTGCATTTAAACTAGGCAGTTCGTGGGGATGTTGTATTTGGGAAATTCTTCCATTTCACTAGATATGAAGTGTGTGACAGTTTTGAGTGAAAGATGGAGGAGTGAAGACAAACTTTATCTTGCTCCTTCCAAAAGGGGTGCCTTGAAGTAAGGTCATTTCTATAAGGCTTTATGTCCCCATGAAAATAGAAACATATGGCACGGTATGGCTCCTCTAAGAGTAGCATTTTCACCTCAACTGCAATTTCAGGGAAGATTCTTACCATGGAAAATCTAAGGAAGCAACATCTTACCATGATTGAtaggtgttgcatgtgcaagaagagTAAAGACACCATGGAGCATCTCTTACTTCATTGCGAGATAGCTACTTCTTTATGGAGCATGGTTTTCAGGCTCTTCAAACTAGATTGGGTTATGACAAGTAGAGTGGTGGATCTCTTTGTATGTCGGAAGGGGAAGTTTGGCAGCCAGTAGAGTGATATCTAttaaaaatgatcatttattgcttGATGTGGTgcatttaaaagaaatgaacaatTGCAGCTTCAAGAATTGTGAGATGTGGGGGTAGAGCTTAAGGCTTTATTTCGTAATACTCTTACCATTGAACAGGTATTTTGCATTGTTGTTCAACCACTAGTTTACAAGAGTTTCTGGATCTTTTTGCTATTTCTAATTAAGTGTTTATCCTATATACTCCCTCTCTAGTTGGGTTACgcctattttttcttattaatacatatgatttagagagagagagagagagagaagaaaataagtAACCTCAAATTTAGCACCATAATGAACGAAACCAACATCCAACATGCGATATCAAATGAGACAGACATCACTAGCATTGGCAAACCTGATGTATAAATTAACTAATCTAAGCCACACAAAAATCCCTGTATGTTAGACAATGTATGGGAAACTTAAAAATACCACAATCCATGAGCAAGTTTCCATCAGAAGGTAGCTTTATTGAATAGAGTATACATGGTCAATCAGTTTCCACAACTAACAATAACCTAAAATGTTAGTCCatcttattaataaattcacatagaaaGCTAAGCATATATCAATACCTTTCCAGAAGCGTTACGAACAGGTGATATGTgaagaaaattccaaaatgaACTCTTATCCTTCCTGAGAAAGAAACAGcaacagattttttaaaatttatgactaaagtccaaattgaaaaagattgcaAGTCAAGTTAAGTTTCAACCTGTAATTTAAGATACGTACTGTGCACGCCTGCTCATTTCGAATGCTTTCCTTTATCTAGGAAACAATAAATAACAAGTTCAATTGTATGTTCAGTATCCACGACATTAGTCACCAAATCCCATAACAAGGATTATGATACGCAAAATAGATACCCGATTTAAAGTTAGGGAATCTGTATCCACCCCACTCAAAAATCGACAATTGAATCCCAATACTTCATGTCTAGCATAACCTACAAAAGTATACAACTGTTATAGATAACCACATAAACTAGACTGCCCAATTTATAGCTCTAAATACCTGTCAATCTTAAGAAGGCATCACTTGCGTAAACTATAGGCATGTCAGCTAAGTGTGGGTCAGTTCTGCAATGGCAACAGACAGATTGAAGGAAACACAAGTGAAGATATTAGAAATCTTCATAATGTATGGAATCCACAATTAAGCAAGAAAATGAGAATCTGCAACAACTCACAATACAAAGCTTTGTTTGATTCTACCAAGAGAAATATTTAAGGATGAACTGAGAAGGCTCTGCTCGGGTAAGCTACATCTCTTTTCACACACCAATCTGCCTGTTAACTCGCTATGAAGGGTTAGCACAGACAAGATGTTGTTAATGGCAGTTGCAGCTCTTCGCTTGTCCACATCACTTGCTTCACATGACTCTTCAATATCTAATCCTGTATAACCCAGAGAAAATCAGAACACAACTGAAACCAGAAATTTCCCCCCGTTTCTTCTATTTTGTACGTTAAGctaggaaaaggaaaatacagACAAATAGCGATGGTACACAAAAGAGAAATCTAAAAGTTATGActgaaaacaaatataaaatgcGTACATCCAATTTTCATCATCGGTTATTGAATCCAAATCAATAATCAAACAGATATGAAACTGCATATAAGCATTTAAACAGTCGAGACAATGAGCAAAACCACAATGCTTGATAAGAAAAGGGAGAGCTCAGTACACATTCAAAATTTAAGCACCACACCAAAACATCACCCCTTTTAATCAGGCAACAAAGAAACTGCAGGGAAAAACTCAAACCCaagctaaaaaaaaatccattaaagGAAGCAGGTCTTGATGAAACCAGCCCGCAAAGACATCATTCCAAAAAGAAGTGGAGGGAAGTCGCAGAAGAAAGTGGAGGGAATGAAGGGAAAATTAAGAAACACTGCccttttttttaacatcaagtAACTCAAAGCAACTATAtatcaatgaaaaaaatgaactcAAACCAACAAACAGAGTGAATTAATGGATTAGCAAAAGCAACATACAAGTCCGTCAAACGTATACAACAATTCAGTACGGCTCCTTTAATTCGTTAAAACATTAAGCAAGGAACAAACCTCTACTATCCGAATCCAAGACCGACTCTATAGCCAAAACACGACCCAACTCCACCAAAGTATCAGAGCAGACTTCCCTCCTACACgacccaaataaaatatcaccGCGCAGCCTAGACCCATCTTCACTCAAATCCACACTACTTCTCTCAATCCCACTCACCGACCGCCGCGGCTTTCGAGAAATTGGAACCTGAACTCCCACGAAATGAGTCACCCTCCCATCCTTTTTGCAAAAAACTGGGCTCATATGAAATAACATCCAAAAGGGTGTCCCATCCTTCCGATAGTTCAACAGATTGACCTGTATCGGCCTCTCCTCCCGAATCGCCTCGCGGATTTCCATAACCGACCTTCGGTTAGTCCTGGGACCCTGGAATGCCCTGCCGTTCTGGCCGATCACCTCGTCTTTCGAGTAACCGGACATTTTCAGGAACCCGCGGCTCGCGAATACGATGGGATGGCCCGAGATGCTGGGGTCGGTGATTGTGAAACTCTCAGAGAATTCGTCGAGGGCTTCGCGAACATCGACCGAGTAGCGGCTGTTAAATGACTGTTCTATGAGAAGCAATTGCGATGccattctcctcctcctccttcctcttctAATAGTTGTTGCGTGAATTTTTCGGTTCTCCTCGGTGTACGAATTGGTTCCAATCCCATGTGGTACCTCAACCACGTGTGCTTCTTCGACGAGAAACCGAGTTATCTAGAAGACCTTGAAAACAGAGAGAAGCCGGAAGCAGAGCAGTCATTTATCGAAGCAATTGGCGCCCAAAACGCCATGGATTTCTCAGAGATTCTTCCACAAAGAAAGAACAAGGTCAGATTTAGTTTGTACACACAAAATTATTGATCTTAAAGAGAGAAATTACGTGAAAGAGCTACGTCTCGATGGGAGAGTGAGCTAAAACAGTGAAAAGGGAACCTGGACCCGCTTCCATTAACGACGAGAAACCAAAAATATCGTGTGCATATTGTGGTAGCAACTGGGCAACGATGGTTGAGGGATCCCCATCAGTCGCTTTTGGTTTGATGAATGCAAATGAAGCTACGCAGCAAGAACCCGAACAAGTACAACCAACACTCTGCAAGAGTCACACGATTTTTCGAGATTTttattcctctttttcttttccatttttattttcgtTTTTCTTATTTTCGCCTAATCCTTTTCCTCTGTGACTGACTGTGTCCGTTAGTCTTCCCTCCAGCGGTagaaccaagaaaaaaaaaattacacgagATTTTTTTAGAGAGTAATATTATACGGTcgtaaatttgaaaatatttaaaaaaaaagttaaatttattattaaaaaaattaattttttttatataaatcacatatttatttttatttttaaataattgtacgataattatgtatttataattataactatcatttttctttctttattatcattttattaaatttaaaaaaaatataaaaaaaacattcaatagagaaaaaaaatacaatttttattttttttttttattttttttatttttttaacagggATAAAAATTAACgaattattcatcaaatcaGATCTTAATGTTTTGATTAATAATGggcaataaaatatttgtcttTGAGTGcctttttatttgagaaatactACTTTACCTCTTTAAAGTGACACCTCTATTTGATCgttggttaaaaaaaatttttttttatttaataattaagaaagtaattttaaatgtattgatatatttttttattttttaaatatatttaaatatataaaaaaatgtaaaaaaaaaaaaaaaaaatttacgctGGGCGGTTCAAAATGGGGCGGCATTGTAGCCGCACCCTTCTTATTTTTCTATACTAATGATTTGCAAGTAACGTGTTACTATGTTCTTTTGCTTTGTTGGGACCATGAATCGGTCCTTCACAGTTCACACACTCAAGTGggtccactttttttaaaaaataaaaaataaaattatatatatatatttatggaaaataGATGGTCTCCATAAGACGCAGATAAGGGCCAATAAATAATGTACATGTGGGCCCACTAAAATTTGCTCAATTATTGATCtaacatttaaatttaaaattttattatgtataaat carries:
- the LOC108989811 gene encoding protein TWIN LOV 1 codes for the protein MASQLLLIEQSFNSRYSVDVREALDEFSESFTITDPSISGHPIVFASRGFLKMSGYSKDEVIGQNGRAFQGPRTNRRSVMEIREAIREERPIQVNLLNYRKDGTPFWMLFHMSPVFCKKDGRVTHFVGVQVPISRKPRRSVSGIERSSVDLSEDGSRLRGDILFGSCRREVCSDTLVELGRVLAIESVLDSDSRGLDIEESCEASDVDKRRAATAINNILSVLTLHSELTGRLVCEKRCSLPEQSLLSSSLNISLGRIKQSFVLTDPHLADMPIVYASDAFLRLTGYARHEVLGFNCRFLSGVDTDSLTLNRIKESIRNEQACTVRILNYRKDKSSFWNFLHISPVRNASGKIAYFVGVQMEEGCKNQDGHGLSPEKRQLSAVGAVRVAVRSLSMGADPSKS